Proteins encoded together in one Hymenobacter monticola window:
- a CDS encoding TldD/PmbA family protein — MKRRDFVGLSGLAAGALFLPSFPSLGGTPVDAARLLEPGLDAAQKKRLADAALNAAKAAGASYADVRIGRYLNQSIFTREKQVQNIASGESFGGGVRVLANGTWGFAATNTVTEAGLAKAAQTAVAIAKANAKVQKEKVQLAPQRGYGEVSWRTPIKQNAFEVPVAQKVELLLAANAKALDNGVSFVNSSLFQINEQKYFASTDGSYIDQDVHRIWPTFSVTGIDRSSGKFRSRDALSAPMGLGYEYLTPQAADKIPGAAGTGLIGYRNSYDMLEDAALAAKQVKEKLTAKSVTAGKYDLVLDPNHLGLTIHESVGHPLELDRVLGYEANYAGTSFATLEWKEKKIPYGSKLVNIVADKLQPGSLGAVGYDDEGVKTKRWDLIKDGVLVNYEKIRDQAHIVGQTESDGCCYADSWDSVQFQRMPNVSLQPGKAKMSVDDMIKGVDKGIYIAGRGSYSIDQQRYNFQFGGQVFYAIEKGQIAGMIEDVAYQANTQEFWNSCAAICDESDYRLFGSFFDGKGQPSQVSAVSHGSATTRFNGVNVINTARKIG; from the coding sequence TTGAAACGACGCGATTTTGTGGGACTCTCCGGCCTGGCGGCCGGCGCCCTGTTTTTGCCCAGCTTCCCCAGCCTGGGCGGCACGCCCGTAGATGCCGCCCGCCTGCTAGAGCCGGGCCTCGATGCGGCCCAGAAAAAACGGCTGGCCGACGCGGCCCTGAACGCCGCCAAAGCCGCCGGGGCCAGCTACGCCGACGTGCGCATTGGCCGCTACCTCAACCAAAGCATCTTCACCCGCGAAAAGCAGGTGCAGAACATTGCCAGCGGCGAGAGCTTCGGCGGTGGTGTGCGGGTGCTGGCCAATGGCACCTGGGGCTTTGCCGCCACCAACACCGTGACCGAAGCCGGACTGGCCAAGGCCGCGCAAACGGCCGTGGCCATCGCCAAAGCCAACGCCAAAGTGCAGAAGGAGAAGGTGCAGCTGGCCCCGCAACGCGGCTACGGCGAGGTAAGCTGGCGCACGCCCATCAAGCAAAACGCTTTCGAGGTGCCGGTGGCGCAGAAGGTGGAGCTGCTGCTGGCCGCCAACGCGAAAGCCCTCGACAACGGCGTAAGCTTCGTCAATTCCTCGCTGTTTCAGATTAACGAGCAGAAGTATTTTGCCAGCACCGACGGCTCCTATATTGACCAGGACGTGCACCGCATCTGGCCCACGTTTTCCGTCACGGGCATCGACCGTAGCAGCGGCAAGTTCCGCTCGCGCGATGCCCTGAGCGCGCCCATGGGCCTGGGCTACGAGTACCTCACGCCCCAGGCTGCCGATAAGATTCCGGGCGCCGCCGGCACCGGCCTCATTGGCTACCGCAACTCCTACGACATGCTGGAAGATGCCGCCCTGGCCGCCAAGCAGGTGAAGGAAAAGCTAACGGCCAAGTCGGTGACTGCCGGCAAGTACGACCTCGTGCTGGACCCCAACCACTTGGGCCTCACCATTCACGAATCGGTGGGCCACCCCCTGGAGCTCGACCGTGTGCTGGGCTACGAGGCCAACTATGCCGGTACTTCCTTCGCCACCCTAGAGTGGAAGGAAAAGAAAATTCCCTACGGCTCGAAGCTGGTGAACATTGTGGCCGATAAGCTGCAGCCGGGTTCGCTGGGCGCGGTGGGCTACGACGATGAGGGCGTGAAAACCAAGCGCTGGGACCTCATCAAGGACGGTGTGCTGGTGAACTACGAGAAAATCCGGGACCAGGCGCACATCGTGGGCCAGACCGAGTCGGACGGCTGCTGCTACGCCGATTCCTGGGATTCGGTGCAGTTCCAGCGCATGCCCAACGTGAGCCTGCAGCCCGGCAAAGCCAAAATGAGCGTCGACGACATGATTAAGGGCGTGGACAAGGGTATTTACATTGCCGGTCGCGGTTCCTACTCCATTGACCAGCAGCGCTATAATTTTCAGTTCGGCGGGCAAGTGTTCTACGCCATCGAGAAAGGCCAGATTGCCGGCATGATTGAAGACGTAGCCTACCAAGCCAACACGCAGGAATTCTGGAACAGCTGCGCCGCCATCTGCGACGAATCGGATTACCGCCTGTTCGGCTCCTTCTTCGATGGCAAGGGCCAGCCCTCGCAGGTTTCGGCCGTGAGCCACGGCTCGGCCACCACGCGCTTTAACGGCGTGAACGTGATAAATACAGCGCGCAAGATTGGGTAA
- a CDS encoding phosphatase PAP2 family protein — MRTFLITRFTAVMLLLGALHPATAQINPTPTDTTKKYANPSGVSTPGSKPFFQSKLFKAVAIPAVLITYGAITAQGNAGINRDARTFVQQQFRPVSTTLDNTFIFLPYVELGAVALAGVESRNDRINTVLIILKGEAIMLASTFAVKYLANETRPNGADDLSFPSGHTAQAFLAASIVHTELRDKSQWYGIGAYTIATSVAALRMINDKHWQSDVVAGAGFGILSAHLAYLSHRNRWGRKSIGRDIGMTPAYFGNGASGVSLTWRPTK; from the coding sequence ATGCGCACCTTTCTAATCACCCGCTTCACCGCCGTCATGCTATTGCTCGGCGCCCTCCACCCGGCCACGGCCCAAATAAATCCGACGCCGACCGACACCACCAAAAAATACGCCAACCCCAGCGGCGTTTCCACCCCCGGCAGCAAGCCCTTTTTCCAGAGCAAGCTGTTCAAGGCCGTGGCCATACCGGCGGTGCTCATCACCTACGGCGCCATCACGGCGCAGGGCAACGCGGGCATCAATCGCGACGCGCGCACCTTCGTGCAGCAGCAGTTCCGGCCGGTGAGCACCACGCTGGACAATACCTTTATTTTCCTGCCCTACGTGGAACTGGGCGCGGTGGCGCTGGCCGGCGTCGAGTCGCGCAACGACCGCATCAATACCGTACTCATCATTTTGAAGGGCGAGGCCATCATGCTGGCCAGCACCTTTGCGGTGAAGTATCTGGCCAACGAAACCCGTCCCAACGGTGCCGACGACCTCTCGTTTCCGTCGGGCCACACGGCGCAGGCCTTTCTGGCGGCCAGCATTGTGCACACCGAGCTGCGCGACAAAAGCCAGTGGTACGGCATTGGGGCTTACACCATTGCCACCAGCGTGGCCGCCCTGCGCATGATAAACGACAAGCACTGGCAGAGCGACGTGGTGGCCGGCGCGGGCTTTGGCATTCTCTCGGCTCACCTGGCCTACCTCTCCCACCGCAACCGCTGGGGCCGCAAAAGCATTGGCCGCGACATTGGGATGACGCCCGCCTACTTCGGCAACGGTGCCTCGGGCGTGAGCCTCACCTGGCGGCCCACAAAGTAA
- a CDS encoding DUF6799 domain-containing protein produces the protein MPTRTLRLCSAATLLWGALAWPAQAQPTTRNDGFRRHNGQMEVVRNGQPRPMTHDARLPTGTTVTKDGFVVSPDGQRTELAEGQGCDLRGRPVAVRTAPDGRLALGAPGSAAPSPAPRGAIEAFLSGPGEGRGWGHFKGKKAKKKHGKGKGHGRWKGEDD, from the coding sequence ATGCCCACGCGCACTCTTCGGCTTTGCAGCGCGGCCACCCTCTTGTGGGGGGCTTTGGCCTGGCCGGCTCAGGCCCAGCCAACGACCCGCAACGACGGTTTTCGCCGCCACAACGGCCAGATGGAGGTGGTGCGCAACGGCCAGCCCCGCCCCATGACCCACGATGCCCGCCTGCCCACCGGCACCACCGTCACCAAAGACGGCTTCGTGGTGAGCCCCGACGGCCAGCGCACCGAGCTGGCCGAGGGCCAGGGCTGCGACCTGCGCGGCCGCCCCGTGGCCGTGCGCACCGCCCCCGATGGCCGGCTGGCCCTGGGTGCTCCGGGCAGTGCCGCGCCGTCTCCGGCGCCCCGTGGCGCAATCGAAGCTTTTTTAAGTGGCCCCGGTGAGGGCAGGGGCTGGGGCCATTTCAAAGGCAAAAAAGCCAAAAAGAAGCACGGCAAAGGCAAGGGCCACGGCCGCTGGAAAGGGGAAGACGACTAG
- a CDS encoding TldD/PmbA family protein — protein MKRRDFVGLTGLAAGALFLPGFPSLGNTVDPLRLLEPGLDAAQKKRLADVGLNAAKSAGASYADVRIGRYLNQSIFTREKQVQGISSTESFGCGIRVIANGTWGFASTNNVTDAGIAKAAQLAVQIAKANSKVQKEKVQLAPQKGYGEVSWKAPIQQNAFEVPIKDKVDLLLGVNAKALDLGVSFVNSILSQVNEQKYFASTDGSYIDQDIHRIYPSFGVTAIDRASGKFRSRQALSSPVGMGYEYLTPKAADKVAGPAGSDIVGYKNSYDMLEDVAAAAKQVKQKLTAKSVTPGKYDLVLDPHHLGLTIHESVGHPLELDRVLGYEANYAGTSFATLEWKAKGIPYGSKVVNIVADKVTPGTLGAVGYDDEGVKTKRWDLIKEGRLVDYEKIRDQAHMVGQKESDGCCYSQSWQDVQFQRMPNVSLQPGKTSLSVDELVKGVDKGIYIAGNGSFSIDQQRYNFQFGGQVFYAIEKGKITEMLEDVAYQANTQEFWNSCAATCDERDFRFFGAFNDGKGQPSQSSAVSHGSATTRFNGVNVINTARKIG, from the coding sequence ATGAAAAGACGCGACTTTGTGGGACTGACCGGCCTGGCCGCCGGCGCCCTGTTTCTTCCCGGCTTCCCCAGCCTGGGCAACACCGTTGACCCGCTGCGCCTGCTGGAACCCGGCCTCGACGCGGCCCAGAAAAAACGCCTGGCCGACGTGGGCCTGAACGCCGCCAAAAGCGCCGGCGCCAGCTATGCCGACGTGCGCATCGGCCGCTACCTCAACCAGAGCATTTTCACCCGCGAAAAGCAGGTGCAGGGCATCAGCAGCACCGAGAGTTTCGGCTGCGGCATCCGCGTGATTGCCAACGGCACTTGGGGCTTTGCCAGCACCAACAACGTGACCGATGCGGGCATCGCCAAAGCCGCCCAACTGGCCGTGCAGATTGCCAAGGCCAACTCGAAAGTGCAGAAGGAAAAGGTGCAGCTGGCTCCGCAAAAAGGCTACGGCGAAGTGAGCTGGAAAGCTCCGATTCAGCAGAATGCCTTCGAGGTACCCATCAAGGACAAGGTGGATTTGCTGCTGGGCGTGAATGCCAAGGCGCTGGATTTGGGGGTGTCGTTTGTGAATTCCATCCTCTCGCAGGTGAACGAGCAGAAGTATTTTGCCAGCACCGACGGCTCCTACATCGACCAGGACATTCACCGCATTTATCCTTCCTTCGGCGTCACAGCCATCGACCGGGCCAGCGGCAAGTTCCGCTCACGGCAGGCCCTGAGCTCGCCGGTGGGCATGGGCTACGAGTACCTCACGCCTAAAGCGGCCGACAAAGTGGCCGGCCCGGCGGGCTCCGACATCGTGGGCTACAAAAACAGCTACGACATGCTGGAAGACGTGGCCGCCGCCGCCAAGCAGGTAAAGCAGAAGCTTACCGCCAAGTCGGTGACGCCCGGCAAGTACGACCTCGTGCTCGACCCGCACCACCTAGGCCTCACCATCCACGAATCGGTGGGCCACCCGCTGGAACTCGACCGCGTGCTCGGCTACGAGGCCAACTACGCGGGCACCTCCTTCGCCACGCTGGAATGGAAGGCCAAAGGCATTCCGTATGGCTCGAAAGTGGTAAACATTGTGGCCGACAAGGTGACGCCCGGCACGCTGGGCGCCGTGGGCTACGACGACGAGGGGGTAAAAACCAAGCGCTGGGACCTCATCAAAGAAGGCCGCCTGGTCGACTACGAGAAAATTCGCGACCAAGCCCACATGGTAGGCCAAAAGGAGTCGGACGGCTGCTGCTACTCGCAGAGCTGGCAGGACGTGCAATTCCAACGCATGCCCAACGTGAGCCTGCAGCCCGGTAAAACTTCGCTAAGCGTGGACGAGCTTGTGAAGGGCGTGGATAAGGGCATTTACATCGCCGGCAACGGCTCGTTCAGCATCGACCAGCAGCGCTACAACTTCCAGTTTGGCGGGCAGGTGTTTTACGCCATTGAGAAGGGCAAAATCACCGAAATGCTGGAAGACGTGGCCTACCAGGCCAACACCCAAGAATTCTGGAACTCCTGCGCCGCCACCTGCGACGAGCGCGACTTCCGTTTCTTCGGCGCCTTCAACGACGGCAAAGGCCAGCCCAGCCAGAGCTCGGCCGTGAGCCACGGCTCGGCCACGACGCGGTTTAATGGCGTGAACGTGATTAACACGGCGCGCAAGATTGGCTAA
- a CDS encoding TldD/PmbA family protein — protein MAILSKDEAQTILKKVLSFSTADECEATLNGNVGGNVRSARNSISTAGASENVSLAVQSRFGKRSGTATCNEFDEASLRRCVQRAEEIARLAPESPEYVPLLGPQTYLASPGSFAQRTAAITPDYRAEQIGASMALCEQKKLSSAGFFNDAAGFVAKRNSKGLEAYQQVSSVDFSITVRTADGTGSGYAIANYTDLAKFDAARLTRVAADKAASSVGAKAIEPGKYTVILEPAAAVDLLSNMMGAMDVRNADEGRSFLSKKGGGNKKGEKVFDERVTIYSDPTHPDVPDLTFANDGRPQQKVTWVEKGVVKNLYTSRFWAQKSGVPDIPPPNGWIMAGGTQSTAELIKGTAKGILVTRLYYIRAVDPQTLLYTGLTRDGTFYIENGQIKFPVKNFRFNESPVIMLNNLEALGKPVRLGGNLVPPLKIRDFTFTSLSDAV, from the coding sequence ATGGCCATTCTCTCCAAAGACGAAGCCCAAACCATCCTCAAAAAGGTCCTCAGCTTCAGCACCGCCGATGAGTGCGAAGCCACGCTCAACGGCAACGTGGGCGGCAACGTGCGCTCGGCCCGCAATTCCATCAGCACCGCCGGGGCCAGCGAAAACGTGTCACTGGCCGTGCAGTCGCGCTTTGGCAAACGCAGCGGCACCGCTACTTGTAATGAATTCGATGAAGCCTCGCTGCGGCGCTGCGTGCAGCGGGCCGAGGAAATTGCCCGCCTTGCGCCGGAGTCGCCGGAGTACGTGCCGCTGCTCGGGCCACAGACGTATCTGGCGTCGCCGGGCTCATTTGCCCAGCGCACGGCCGCCATCACGCCCGATTACCGGGCCGAGCAGATTGGGGCCAGCATGGCGCTCTGCGAGCAGAAGAAATTGAGCTCCGCCGGCTTTTTCAATGACGCGGCGGGCTTCGTGGCCAAACGCAACTCCAAGGGACTGGAAGCCTACCAGCAGGTGAGCAGCGTGGACTTTTCAATCACCGTGCGCACGGCCGATGGCACCGGCTCCGGCTACGCCATTGCCAACTACACCGATTTGGCGAAGTTTGACGCGGCCCGCCTCACGCGCGTGGCGGCCGATAAGGCGGCTTCGTCGGTGGGCGCCAAGGCCATCGAGCCGGGCAAGTACACCGTCATTCTGGAGCCGGCCGCGGCCGTCGATTTGCTCAGCAACATGATGGGCGCCATGGATGTGCGCAACGCCGACGAGGGCCGCAGCTTCCTCAGCAAAAAGGGCGGCGGCAACAAGAAGGGCGAAAAAGTATTCGACGAACGGGTGACCATCTACTCCGACCCTACCCACCCCGACGTACCCGACCTGACTTTTGCCAACGACGGCCGCCCGCAGCAAAAGGTGACGTGGGTGGAGAAAGGCGTGGTGAAAAACCTATACACCTCGCGCTTCTGGGCCCAGAAATCGGGCGTGCCCGACATTCCGCCGCCCAACGGCTGGATTATGGCCGGCGGCACCCAAAGCACCGCCGAACTCATCAAAGGCACGGCCAAGGGCATTTTGGTCACGCGCCTCTACTACATTCGGGCCGTCGACCCGCAAACGCTGCTTTACACGGGGCTGACGCGCGACGGGACTTTTTACATCGAAAACGGCCAGATTAAATTCCCGGTGAAAAATTTCCGCTTCAACGAAAGCCCGGTCATCATGCTTAATAACCTGGAGGCGCTGGGCAAGCCCGTGCGCCTGGGCGGCAACCTCGTGCCGCCGCTCAAAATCCGGGATTTCACCTTCACCAGTTTGTCCGACGCAGTGTAA
- a CDS encoding TldD/PmbA family protein: MAILSKDEAQTILKKVLSCSTADECEATLSGNVGGNVRSARNTISTAGASENVALAVQSRFGKRSGTATCNEFDDATLRRCVQRAEEIARLAPESPEYMPLLGPQQYLDGSRSFVPATAAIDPDYRARQIGASMALCDARKLSSAAFLDDSHGFIAKRNSKGLEAYQQVSNITFSVTVRTPDGTGSGYASGDYVDASKFDAARFTKIAADKAASSVKARAIEPGKYTVILEPNALVSNVDTSLLGALMGSLDARNADEGRSFLSKKGGGNRKGEKLFDERVTIYSDPLNPEIANVTFSGDGRPQQRTTWIEKGVVKNLYSSRFWAQKAGIPDLPGPNGWIMEGGTQSTADLIKGTAKGILVTRLWYIRPVDPQTLLFTGLTRDGTFYIENGQIKFPVKNFRFNESPVIMLNNLEAIGKPVRLNGNLVPPLKIRDFTFTSLSDAV; this comes from the coding sequence ATGGCCATTCTCTCCAAAGACGAAGCCCAAACAATCCTAAAAAAGGTCCTCAGCTGCAGCACGGCTGATGAGTGCGAGGCCACGCTCAGCGGCAACGTGGGCGGCAACGTGCGCTCGGCCCGCAATACCATCAGCACCGCCGGGGCCAGCGAAAACGTGGCGCTGGCGGTGCAGTCGCGCTTCGGTAAGCGCAGCGGCACCGCTACCTGCAATGAGTTTGACGACGCCACTTTGCGGCGCTGCGTGCAGCGGGCCGAAGAAATTGCCCGCCTCGCCCCCGAGAGCCCGGAGTACATGCCGTTGCTCGGGCCGCAGCAGTACCTCGACGGTAGCCGCTCCTTCGTGCCCGCCACCGCGGCCATCGACCCCGACTACCGCGCCCGGCAAATCGGGGCCAGCATGGCGCTCTGCGATGCCCGCAAGCTGAGCTCGGCGGCCTTTCTGGACGACTCGCACGGCTTCATTGCCAAGCGCAACTCGAAGGGGCTGGAGGCTTACCAGCAGGTGAGCAACATCACGTTCTCGGTGACGGTGCGCACGCCCGACGGCACCGGCTCGGGCTACGCCTCGGGCGACTACGTGGACGCCAGCAAGTTCGACGCGGCCCGCTTCACCAAGATTGCGGCCGACAAAGCCGCGTCGTCGGTGAAGGCGCGGGCCATTGAGCCGGGCAAATACACCGTCATTCTGGAGCCCAACGCCCTCGTTTCCAACGTTGACACTTCGCTGCTCGGCGCGCTCATGGGCTCGCTCGATGCGCGCAACGCCGACGAGGGCCGCAGCTTTCTGAGCAAGAAAGGCGGCGGCAACCGCAAGGGCGAAAAGCTGTTCGACGAGCGGGTGACCATTTACTCCGACCCGCTGAACCCGGAAATTGCCAACGTCACGTTCAGCGGCGACGGGCGGCCGCAGCAGCGCACCACCTGGATTGAAAAAGGCGTGGTAAAGAACCTCTACTCCTCGCGCTTCTGGGCGCAGAAGGCCGGCATTCCCGACCTGCCCGGCCCCAACGGCTGGATTATGGAAGGCGGCACCCAAAGCACGGCCGACCTCATCAAGGGCACGGCCAAGGGCATTCTGGTGACGCGCTTGTGGTACATCCGCCCCGTCGACCCGCAGACGCTCCTCTTTACCGGCCTGACGCGTGACGGAACGTTCTACATCGAAAACGGCCAGATTAAATTCCCGGTAAAGAACTTCCGCTTCAACGAAAGCCCGGTAATCATGCTCAACAACCTGGAAGCCATCGGCAAGCCCGTGCGCCTGAACGGCAACCTCGTGCCACCGCTCAAAATCCGGGATTTCACGTTCACGAGCCTGTCGGACGCGGTGTAA